A segment of the Chaetodon trifascialis isolate fChaTrf1 chromosome 2, fChaTrf1.hap1, whole genome shotgun sequence genome:
TAAAGGCACATCATTAACAGCATAATTATCACTGGAACATTTTGCCCTGTTACACTTCCAGCAGTGACGAGCAAACAGTGCAACGCTCTACGACTTGGTTTTCAAAGAGTCTGTGCTGAGAGAAAGAAACCTcttcacagcagaacagaaacactgttcagagacagaaaattaGATTGTTTTAAAGACTGTTGGGTAAATTGATGATTGATAACTCCTTAACCTCCAACAGGGTGGATTAATCCATTTCCAATCTGACTTACTCTGCAGCACTTTTTAGAAAACTGACAGGCAAAGCTGAATCCTTTTGACTGTGTGGCAGATGTTCCTTGTGTAGTCTGCAGGGTACAGCAGGCTGCGGCATAAATCTGCTCCACcatgttgccccccccccccccacttacTTCAGGACTTGTGACAGAAATGCTGAGATTAAATCAAAGACAATAAGGTAAAAGTTTCCTtctgaagcaaaataaaatattttccatGAAAATATTTCCTTGAAATAAAGACTCAACACTTCAAATCTACGTGATATTTTGTGCTATGAATGCCCTTCTACAAGCAGTAGTCTATAAATTATTAAAACATTCGATAAAAGTGAGCTTCACATCTTGAACATGGTTTTCTTTTATCAGTTGCTCTTTTTCACTGGCTCCCATATCTGCAGCTCACCTCTGAGTTAAACCCACCTGTCCAAAGCCTGCCATGGATTCCTGGGAGCCCTGCTCTCCGTCTCGTCTTGCGTCCTCCAAGGCATAGACGGACCCGTCTGTGTCCTGAACCCCTTCATCCTTCACCACCACTCCTTCTCCACCCAGCACCTAGAGAGAAAAAGGTCCTTTTCAATTTTGAGTGGTGAAGAAATTATGCCTACAAAAGTGGCAGCAGATAGTCTTGAAGAACAACAGTGCATTGACCCAGCTACAGCCCCTTCAAGCAGCTACTAACAAGTTTAATGACCTACAGTAAATATGCAGAAGTCCATAGAACATCAGCAAGGCAATTTCTGCAGAAGTTAAGACGAGAGCTTCTCTTCAATTGCGCAAAGTGCAGAAACATCTCAGCGATATACGCCAATGCAGTGTGAGAAgagggaaaagcagaaaaagaaagaaaagcgaACCGTTGCAGCTCTGCATGCCTGAAAGCTGTAACCATGGCAACCCTTCCCCTTATCCCTCTACCTGGAGTCTTAGCGGCTGCCTCTGCTTGCGGCTGTGGCTCGCccccctgtctctgtctccgtctcttcCGCGCTCTCTCCCATCCaagtcctcctcctcgctgtaTCTGTCCATCCCCACCAGGTCATCAGAGAGGTCGGTTGTGTTGCCACGGAGGCTGTCCCTGCCGATGCTGTCCACGCTGCCCACACCGGAGCTGCAGCCCGCTGAGAGGTTCCCTGTGCTACTCGTGCTGGCTCCGTTGGCCGACTGCGCCAACAGGTCTCGGAGCTTGTACCTGACGTCCTGAGTACAGCTGGAGGTCTGCTTCATGAGGATTGTGCCGGCCCCAGAGACCAGTCCGTCGCCACCGCACATGGACCCGGGGCCCATGTCGCCCAGTGGCATCAGACTCACGGTGTTGGCTTGCTCCATTGGGCCTGGACCGCTCTCACTGACACTAACACCGGCACCCCCCAACCCCCCGCCCATGTTACTTGCCCCACATTCAGCCAGGAAGTTAGAGAACTTTGCGTACCCTCCACCAGAACAGCTTccactgctgcctctctctgtcccgTTTCCCCCACCGCGCTCCTCTTGTTTAGGCAGAACTCCTCCAagcatccctcctcctgctgctgctgccgctgctgctgctgcggctgcacTCGCCGCCCCTGCCGCTGCCTTCCTCTGAGAGATGATCTGGGTGCACTCGTCAATGACCGTCTTAATCTGCAGGATGCTGGCAGCAGTGAGGATGCAGAGGGCCTGCGACTGCAGCACCACCAGTGAGCCGCTGTACATAAAATCCACAAGCTGCTTCACAGTCTCGGCGGGCACCAGCGGTGGCACAGAGATTTCAGAGTGACCCAGCAGCAGCTTGTCCTGGAAGAAGGGGCTGCCAGCTGCTAGGACGCAGGCGTGGGCGCGTAGTGAAGCATCATGTATCCGCACCGTCACGTCGCAGAAGAGGCCCTCACGCCGCTGCGTGCGCAGGGCTTCCAACACCGACTGGCTGGAGTTGTGAAGGTGGATGTAGTGCACGGTCTCTGTGCCGGGTGCCATGGCAGGAGGTGGAGAGTCGCTGGGGATGGGGTgggagtgggggtgggggagggggggtagGTGCCTGGGGTTTTGCGTCAGCTTGAGGGATAAGGAGGGCAGGGAGGGAAACGGGTACAGTGCATGGGCCACAGTGGGTCCACGTCCCCTCAAACAGTCATGAGTCTGATGGAAGCTTTCAATCTGTGGCTCGGCTGTGTGAGGAGCTGCCTTTGTTGTCCAGCGCGTGAGAGATATCAAGAGGTTGTTTCCACCAGCTTCACAGTCTCTGTTCAAATCCTGTTGAAATAAATCATGATCAGAGTGTTTAAGCGCTAAGCTGTTGAATTGCATGTTTACATTAGTCAACAAGGGCAGTTGATCTAGTGACAAAACAGTggtgattaaaaacaataatcaTCAACCATTTTGATGGTTGAGTTTCTTGACTGTAAggatttattctgttttctttgtcttgaaTGACAGTACATTAAACATCTTTTTCCCCCTGTTGGTCTGACAAACTGGGAGATTTTGATGGACATTTCTCAGAATTTCtagacattttgtcttttgtagaACACAACAATTAATGGAATTAATAATCACCATGTTATTTGATCATGCTAACGATCGTTAGTAGAAGCCCAGGTTTACATTTGGTACACTGATTGCTTTCATGTTCCAGCCATGTCACACAGCTGTGGCTGAAGGTGACAGAGGTGACAACTGAGAAGCTGCTAATTAATCATCAAATAAGTCGCGTGCATCGTCTGAACACCTGTGTTTGACAAATGACAGCACGTGCCGTGCGCGAGTCCAATCGGGTCAGCTTATTTGGCTTTTCTGCACGGTGGGTGGCCGGTAACGCAACACCAAAGATATTTTGCGTATAGTTGTGCTAAAAAGACGGACGAACAACGAAATAATGTGAGctgaacaatgaaaaacacCCCGTTAGTTAAATGTAACTGCCAGTTCCAGTAAATACGGTACTGACCAGACAACGTTAGCTTAAGCAACAAGCGAACAGGTTAACGAAGACTAGCTAAGTTAGCGCTAGCGAGCGTTAGCTGTTGACATTAGCCGCCTAACTCCCGCACGAAAATCTGCAGTAAATGCTCACATTTCTGCATGCAAACTGGGCATCGCCATCGACGTAACTCGAACCTAAATAGTTAAATGTTGAAAGCAAACTGGCAACGTGCCTAGCATAACATAAAAGCAGCTGTCGGAGCTCGCCCCCACGCTCCAATACAATGCTAACCTAGCTAGATTAATAGCTAGCTAGCGCAAACTGCAAGACATAACTAGTAAAGTTAGCACGCCAGCTAACGTGCTACCACAATTATCTGTACAGACCACGTTAACGCTCATGTGGTTGACAGTTCGTGTCATTACATTTCGTTCAGTCGTGACTACATACCTGCAATGAGCAGTGCTAGTTCAGCGCTTTTAATTTTCAGGCAGAAGGATGCAGCAGGAAGCCCTCAGTATAACGCACCCAGCCCGGTGAgagctggaaacaaacacacattcatacaaacacacactcaccgaCCCACACACACGGACAGGGATAGGCACAAAAAGGGATGTGGACTTTCCTCTGCTAAACGGCAGCTAAACCATCACAAACTGTGATTGTATTGTACACGCAGCATTAATATCGCAAATACACAGACTCACACGCGTCGGAAGGTAGGACGAATACCTccacacataacacacagcagagccagCAGACATGACCGCATACaagtacatgcaaacacacctgttcacacccacacacagtccagaaaacacattttaacaaaaggatgatacacacatacaagcacaggCTATTATTTAAATTATGCATTTGGTTGGAATACTTTATGTGTGTCACTCATCAGCATAAAGGAAAGGATGGTTAAATGTACAATGTGCTAAACAACATGTAATGAGCACAAAAGTTAATACTACACCATAATatttgttgacagatgttggCAGATGTTTAAATATACAGTTTGCACGCAGGTTGTATGGATGTGTATCTCAGGGCTAAAAGAGCATGCAGTGAGGTGTCCTCTTTGTGTCTGGTTCCGCGCAGGTAAACTTCAGGGACGGTGGCAGCAGGTCTGGCGGACTTGACAGAGCAGAATGTGCTTTGAAGAGCGAAGACTTCAAGTGAGTGTAACGCACGGGCGAGAAATGGTTGACATATAGGAAATGCTTCGGTTAACTGATAAGAATCAGTCCGAGCCAGATGATGAATGGAAGAGAGGCACGTGTAGAAAATGTCTTATATATAAATCAGATGTGGAATATATATTTTGAttgacatgaaaacactgtgatTGGCATTTCTagtcatttttctgtcatctAAAGACAAAACGAGCGATTGATTCATCATAGAAATAGCTGAAAAAAGGCAACAAGACCCAGGTTGAAGATTCTCCAGTGGAGTCAAGTGGGACTTTTTGAAGAATTCTGTCATCATTAAGCTTATTTCTAGCTCAAATCAAGctatatttctttattttcacccATGATATAACAAACAGTTGCAAGGGTCATGTTGTTATTTCTGAATCGTAACTACTACATGTGATCTGCAGAGCTCTAGCATACACTGGTCAATTTGCATTAGATAAATGCcccactttttcttttcttaacaTGTTTCTGCCCATGACTTCCTCATCCAGCATTACAAGTTTAGgcatgcctctgctgctgcctgataGTTTAAGAAAGAGACACCAGGTTTTACTCCACaacaaaatataatttaatgAATTCACTTTTCACTGTGTCGATCACAACTCTAtgttgatgtaaaaaaaaaaaaaaaaaaaaaaaaggagaagaagaaagaaaatgatcCAGTGCTCTCCTTGTCTTAATGTAAGGCATGCAGTCTCACAGAGCTTTGGACATTGAAAGCTACAGGTCATTACAGTaggacacactgacactcagccacaaatacacacaaaagcacTCACAGTATCCACTCTTGTCTTGGGGCCCAATAAACATTTATTCTTTGCACATACAGTGGGTAGAAGTGGGATTCATCACAACACCAAAAGTATAGTAGTTCACAAATATACGGATACGCTAACACTTCCACTTGGGCCTTTTCTACCCTCTCAGCTCTTGAGGAATAAATGCTATGGTGCTGCTGGAATACTTCAATATGTGAGTTACATTGATAGTTACACAAAAAAGGGTTAGTAGCAGATTAGCACATCGTGTGAGTGTGTTGCACATAAAATGAGGATGATTTTAACAGCCGTGACTCTTGCAATCAACCCTATGCAGCGAGCCCTTTTAGAACTGGCTCTGTAGACCAGTGGAGCTTAAAAATGAGTTTCATCATTCAGTGAGAAGGACGTCCTTCATTTGGAAGTTACAttgaaatgctgctgttgtAACTCTCATATAAAAAGTGCGGACATTTTCTTGTGTCTATGGTGCAAAATCCTAATGACCTCTGGGATTCAAAGTGGCCTCAGCTTTATAAATACAATTATATATTTGCCtccatataaaaataaaattagcaATACACAAATATTGCACACCTAAGGAGTTTAGATTTATCAGATTACTGACAAGCTACTGAGGAAAATGTACAAACATGGAAATAATAAATCCTCCAGTGcagtataaataaatacttaGATATTCAGTTTTGATTCCCTATGCATACAGCATGTCTCTCTGGCTGTGGGGGGGCCAGGTGGGGCAGAGGTGGAGTCACGGCTGCCAAGGGGAGATGGAGTTGGACTGTGCGGCGGGTGAAGGtcatggtggagcagcaggtagacAAACGGGGCGGAGCTCCTCAGTGCTGTTGCGCATCCAGCTCCCTCTGGCGGCAGCCCACGGCTGTGATGAGGGCAGCCCCCTTGCCGCTGCCGTCCTCGGAGAGCAGGAAGTTGACGTCGCATTTTGGGGCAAGTTCCTTCACCGTCTGCTGGAAGATCCGAGAGAAGCTGAGGGTAGAGAGCAACAGGAAACTGTGGTCAGGAGGCAGTTTGGTGCTGAACTCGAAGAAATGAGAGATACTTTCAAGATAAGCAACAATACTGCTGTCACTCAAGCTAGGACGACCTGTGGGGTAGCGCAAGGAGAGTTCATTAAGGGCCTGTCTCACAAAGAGGCACAATGATATCTGCATAACTGAGGATGGACTGAAGGTAGAAGAGCTCCTCTCTCAGCTAACTTGGTATCCCTGCTGAAACAGTCCACAGTAGCCCCATGAGAGGCTTTCACACCTCTGTTATCTTTAAtctgttttagaaatgttggaAATGGTGAAAAATCAGGTCtacaaattgcttgttttgtcaaactACAATGATATTAAACGGAGAAACGCAGCAAATCTGGAAGGAGCCAGTATTTGGCATTTTGACTCGATAAATTTataaatgttctgtttctgttaacCAACTCCAGTTTTCTCATCCAAGGCCAGTGATCACTTACAAAGGACTTTCACTATCAGTGTCTGAGATTTTAGAGACAGTTTTTAGTGTGAAAAATGATCTAAAAAAAACTATGAATCAAAAATGAGTTTCTTGCCACTTGAAGTGCCATCCTCTCCTCTGAAATGATTGatacaagaaaatgaaacaaggaTACAACCTTCGCAGCCTGATGAAATTCAGTATTCACTGTAGTGTTTTAGAATGAATGGACCCTTTTTCTCCCCAAACACGCCCCTTCTTATGTTCTGATCCTGTTTCTTACTGTGGGTGCAGCTTGTAGAGCGTGCCGTCCACACCCACGGTAATGTCCAGGTGGTCCACTCCTCTGTTCTCACGGATCTTGTCCACCACGGCAGCCATTCCGGCTCCGCAGATCTGAGCCGCGCGGCGGGACACCGTGCCACACACCTCCTTGACGATAATACTGTCATCACAGGTGCTGTCGAGccccagctgctgcaggatcgCCCTGACCTGCAGCAGCGCCAGACGATCACTGTGGAgcaggaggggtggggggagagTGGCAGAGGTCAGCCAACAGCAGGCGAGTCACTGGATACCTCACAGCTGTTCCCAGAGGCTAAGGTAGGCTTAAACAGTGTATAAACTCAAGTTGTCACAttgctcccccctcctcctcttctcataCCTGAGTGTGCTATCCTCCTAGATGCTAATGCTACTCAAGCAATTTTTCCTTAATGCACTTGACCCCTCAATAATACTATTCTTTTTATAGACTGTATATAAAAAACATGTCAGGTATTTTACAGGTACTGTTTCGGGTCTTTCAGcttgtttaattttctttcctTCAGGCAGCCAACAGTTTCCTCTCATGTCACTACAGTGTGAAAATCAACATGAACCTATTTGATATATGTTTATACCACTTTGTCTGCTTTTGGACAAACAGTTGGGGGTTTGATGTCTCAAAAAGCCACCACAACAGCACTGATGGGTCACCAGCAGTAATAAGCACTGAGTGATTCTCTCACCTCTCTATCTGTGACAGGAACTTTGTCTCGAAGATGCCTCTGGTCTTCAGCGTCTCGGAGATTTGTCCCCGGAAGAGGAAGCCACGCTTGGTCAGATCAATCAAAATCTGCCTGACGATCTCACCGAGGTACATACCACTGCACATCTTCTCATATCTGCCATGTTGAAAACAGAGACAGGTCTTCGTTATCAGTAAGATGACAGCACGCTGCACTAAAACAATAAGATCTGGTCtgtttaaatatgtaaaatgacagagaaGTGTTGAAGTTAGTTCACTAAGGTGACCTTTGTTTGCCTTCGTTGAGCGAGTTCTCGTCCACCGCCTGATCGTACTTTGTCCTGATGTCGTCCAGACAGCCATTGTCTCCAAATGCCCCCCACTccatatttacacacatacGGCCCTCGTTTCCGTCCACTATCTCGATGTTCTTCGTCTCTTCCATGTAACAGGCGTTACTTCCTGTCCCTGAGAGGACACAAAGCCACATCCTGTTAGTCTCAAAAACCTTGAACGGTACTTCATTTTGAAAGACTATGTTTTTAAACATACGAATCAAAGACATTTCTACCTATAgattagcaacattagcatttccTAGTTCAGTCTAATTATTTACCAGATATTGTTACTTTAAACTCCTCATAAAAACATAGATATTAAATTTCTTTATAATACAATTTCCTTTTAAAAGCAGTGGTGTTTAGCTCACCTGCAATCAGCCCCACCTCACAGGTGGGTTCCTCATATGCACATGTCATCATCGTCCCCACTGTGTCATTCACTATGGCAACCACATCCAGCTCAAACTCCTGtgaagagaaacagcaggagaaTTAATCACAGGTACAAGAACTACATATCTTTCTCTACACGAGTCTCACAATTCAAGATTCATGCTTGGTGTTAATGTACAGAGTGCCGTTCGAGTCATGTTACTTCtaaattattagaaaagtaAAGCTTGATAAAGTTTCTCAAAGGATGTGATTAATACATAATATCTCTTCTGTTCCCAGGTTTTTActtaacattaaaacaaagttaagtccacattttatatccaacaattgctgctgaatgtgtgtgttgattaATGTCAGGCCTGGCGACTTTTCAAACGTCACAATGATCACAATGCAGTTCACTCACATTCCCAGAGAGACTACAAAGTAAAATACACAAGCAGAAAAAATCAGGAGCATCATCCCTTACATTACATTGCTGTGCTAATTTTGACCTTCAGTAACTCCACACTgcagacgcagacacacacttctCCACAATATCTGAAAGCAGGTTTGCCAGGTGTTATGACATGCTACAAAAAAAACCACACGCTGCTCCAATCCCGCGCTGCTTTACCTGCCagttaatggtttacagtcacTTAATACTTACTGGATTCTCCATCTGAAAGGGTGAAATCAATATAAGACACTAAAAAGTGATGGCACACGAATAAACAACACttcctgaataaaaacagatgcagTCATCaaagtaaaatgtatttatttatttatactgaGTGATTGGCCAGCTGTAATGCCAGGGGCAGGTTTAAGTGTCTTCATCCTGGAACTGCAGAATTCCAGCTGAGTCCACATGTGTCAGTATGCCAGGATTAGCATACAGACACGGGATGTACAGTAGCTGGCCGGTACTTCatattatatattgtattattggCACCTTATGAAGAATGTTTGCTCATTAAATTTCATGAAGCAGTCGGTCAGAGGAttcctgtttgtcctgcagtgtttcactgcaggaaaTATTAAACAGTAGTTCTGTACAGGTAGACAAAACAAACACGTCGTTCCAAAGGACTTCAGATCTGAAATCATTTAGAAACATTGCTTCACAGGCTGGTTGGAAGCCAGAAAGCAGCCAGTCTCAGCTGTCCATCAAACCTTTTGTGTGCAGTGCTCTTAAAGCAACATGAGACAACAATCTGAGCTACAGGAGCGCAAACTATGCCCAAATTATACGTTGGTCCAAAAATAGCGTATATGAAGTCTTTAAGTTTAAGTTAATTTTAAGCTTGCAGGAAAATGGCACGTAGTACTAGTATGAGGTATGGATGGCTGAAATACAGTCAAACATTATGCACatctgtaaatgtttttgcAATGCTGAATTAATTTTAAGTTACAATTCTTTTGAATCAAATTTTACCCCTTATTTTGAGCAATCCTTACTGAATCGtactatttttttaaattttctcaCTGTGTCAGCACAAGATTACCACAATaacatttatttgtcacatgAAGCGTTGCATATTGAAAGCAATGGAAAAGttggtgtttctgtctgtgttgcgGCAGTTCTAGTAACACATAATTCTTAACGATGATCAGATGTACTTCCTGTTTGCCATTACCTCTTTCCTCTTGATCGCTTCCCGAAGAAGCTCCACCACATCTTCACCCTCACAGTCTGTGGCCTTGAAGCCTTTGGTCCAGGTTACGAGGATACCCTGTAGAGCACACAACACTTACTGGGAAAAATCTCACAGATACAGTTGGGATAGTACAACACTCAACACACAATAACATGCTGGAATCATCTAAAGGTTGAAGAGCTTAGAGCAGCTTTCTGACTAAAAGCTCAGCTCTTGAAACTTTGAACAGGAATGGAAAATATTGATGGAGACACTGGATTATAAAGGCTACTGTGTGCTTGAACAAGGTTCTTATGTTCAGTCACATCCAGTGGCCAGCAGAAGAAGACTGTTTTTACTGAACTGTAATCTAAACTTCAAACACTTTATTTAAATACGCCACCTCCATCATGGATGGAAGCCAGGTctgattcttttttctttacaaaaaaTGTGTGCTATTTTTGAGATAATTGTTAAATAACATACTGCGTCCAAGCTGGTCTGATGGCAGGGGAAGGAGAAGGTGAAACCCAGCGGCAGTCGGGCACTTTTCATTCCCATGTAGTCCAGGAAGTCAGAGATGCAGTGC
Coding sequences within it:
- the zbtb45 gene encoding zinc finger and BTB domain-containing protein 45, coding for MAPGTETVHYIHLHNSSQSVLEALRTQRREGLFCDVTVRIHDASLRAHACVLAAGSPFFQDKLLLGHSEISVPPLVPAETVKQLVDFMYSGSLVVLQSQALCILTAASILQIKTVIDECTQIISQRKAAAGAASAAAAAAAAAAAGGGMLGGVLPKQEERGGGNGTERGSSGSCSGGGYAKFSNFLAECGASNMGGGLGGAGVSVSESGPGPMEQANTVSLMPLGDMGPGSMCGGDGLVSGAGTILMKQTSSCTQDVRYKLRDLLAQSANGASTSSTGNLSAGCSSGVGSVDSIGRDSLRGNTTDLSDDLVGMDRYSEEEDLDGRERGRDGDRDRGASHSRKQRQPLRLQVLGGEGVVVKDEGVQDTDGSVYALEDARRDGEQGSQESMAGFGQDFYDEQGVFSESFWPQSEPPQAMAFNPRGRVNKPLTPPPTTQSINNQLLFQYPVSQSQPAPFYMGGIDSMAGTEPSQQAPPPAPMTPAPPPSTSSCSAGPSPSSQGSETSFDCTHCGKSLRSRKNYSKHMFIHSGQKPHQCSICWRSFSLRDYLLKHMVVHTGVRAFQCSMCGKRFTQKSSLNVHMRTHRAERTFQCNVCHRAFTHRTLLERHALQHAHHAPQAQGQGRGPDMTSPNKHSPPAMGGPSGMAGAAGMVGSMANMPSHGASST